TTGGCGCCGGTAATAAACCCGGCTTCGGGCGAAGCCAGAAACAGACAGGCGGCGGCGATATCTTCCGGCCGGCCGACCCGTCCGGCCGGGTGTTGGGCATGATCGATGTCCCGTAGCTGGGCCGGCTGGCGGTTAGTCCGCTTTTGCCAAGGCGATACATCAATCCAGCCCGGGCTGATAGCGTTAACCCGTATCCCCTGCGGGCCCAGCGTGACGGCGAGAGAATGCGTAAGGGCCAGCAGCCCGCCCTTGGCGGCGGCGTAGGCATGCCAATCAGGTTCGGACATTAGGGCTCGCGTGGAAGCAATGTTGATGATCGCCGCGCCGCTGCTCATCAGCGGCGCGGCATATTTTACCACCAGATATTGGCCGCGCAGGTTGGTATTAACCACCGCGTCCCAGTCGCTCATTGGCGCAGCCAGCGGCGTTGGGCGGGAAACGCCCGCATTGTTGACAATAACCTGAATAGTTATCCCTTGCTCAATCAGACGCTGAACGCCAACCTTAACCTCGTCTTCCCGGGATATGTCCACCACCATAACCTGACATTCTCCACCCCGGTTGCGAATTAACTCAACCCGTTCGGCAGCAGCCTCCCCGTCTTTCTCCCAGATTATGACCCGGTCGCCCTTGGCGGCAAAGGCCTCGGCCACGGCGGCGCCAATCCCTTGGCCGCCCCCGGTGACCAGTACGGTGCGGGTTTGTCCTGTTTGTGGCATAAATACCCTCTCCTTCTTATACGCTACGCGAAATATTCTTTTCGCTTCCTTTCTCTTTCCTATTAACAAAGACCTGCTACACTCGCTTAATCAAAGATAAAAAAGGCGAGGCACATAAGCCTCGCGGGTGGCTGTTCCCAGCCAGGAGGGGCAGCTAATCCATTAATTCATTCCACATATACTTTGCAGTACCGTAGAGCAATGCGCCGGCCGCCATTATTTTTACCACTGACATGACGTCCACATCCATATCCATGTCCATCATTTTTTGCATCATGGACTTGCGGCGCTTCAATTTGCGAAACATGTGACCACCTCCATTAATATTGTTGCCCGGTGGTTTCGGTATCACTCCGCTAAGTTAGTGTAAAATTACTGTAAGATTTTGGGTAAACAAAAAAAGAAAACATCACCATTGTGACCGGGACGAGTAACTGACATTTTCTCTTTTCTCACAGGGAAGTTTATTCGGCACGATTACAGTAATTAATTATCAAATATCCCAGCAAGTTTCGACATAATGGATATTCTTTTACCTGGCACTACGGCCGACTTCAACTGTTCAATCTTACCAGCAACTGGTCCTTGATTGATCTAATTTCCTCGACTATCGTGCCGCCGATATCATAAGGAGAAACCCCTTCCAAATCAGCCTGTTTGACATCTTCACTTAAAGAAACAAAACCCAGCAGCTCAAAATCAGTCAAACTGTCCCTAATAAATCGAATATCCGCCTCATCAGATATTTTACTACCTATAGCAAAGACCCTTTTGATTCCAAGATCTTCAACCAATTTCCTGATCTGCTTAGCGGTTTGAATACTTCTTTGACCTGGTTCTACTACGACTAACAAAGCATCGACCGACTCAGCAGTACCTCGACCAAGATGCTCAATTCCGGCTTCCATATCCATAATTACCACATCGTCTCTTTCGAGCAAGAGATGCTTCATTAATCTCTTAATTAACGCATGCTCCGGACAAACACAGCCGCTGCCACCCTGTTCAACAGTGCCCATAACCAGTAATTTAACCCCCTGGTGTTCCACACAATATTTCTCAGGCAAGTCATCTACTTTGGGGTTTAAAATGAAAAAGGAACCATAGTCCCCATTTGCTCCGGTACGTTCTTCCGCTAACTTTTTCATTTTAGAAAAGGGGGTTATTGTTTTGTATAGCGACTCAGGTATGCCCAGAGCTGAAGCAAGGTTTGCGTCCGGGTCAGCATCTACAGCTAAAACCCGATAGCCTTCAGCGGCAAAAAGCCTGGCTAAAACCCCGGAAATTGTAGTTTTTCCCACTCCGCCTTTACCCGTAACAGCTATTTTCATAATTGATCTTCCTCTCTATATTCAGAAGTACACTCTCGGGAACCCGAGAGTGTTTATTGTTCAAGGCATTCGCCTTGGACTTTTTTATTTTTCCTCCAATTTCTCTTTTAATTTCTCTTTGTTGAAAATTAGAACTCATACTCTTTTGACTTTTTCAGAACAGGATTAGAGCTCCACAGAGCTCTAATCCTGCCCCATCAGCCAAAATTTAAATCCCCAAACCCTTACGTCTTTCCTTAATAACTGCAACCAGTTTAGCAGCAGCCTGTTCCGGATTGGTTTCTACGATAAAGTAACCGCCCAGCAAATCTTTTGCTTTTTCAGTTAAAAATTCAGCCACTACAGAGGAACCCATAATTTGCGGTACAATTCCAATATGGGTTGGTATTCCTAAAGTTACTGCCCAAGTCCCTATGGCCACTGCCTTCTCCGACATTAACTCAGGAGCAGAAGCGACAAGAGGTAGTTTATCTAAATCTACCCCCAGCTTGTTAGCAATGGCTACGGCTACATTAACTGCCCTGGAATTATCAACACAAGATCCCATATGCAATACTAAAGGCAAAGGTCCATTTAATCCGGCTGCCTTGCCAATGGCAGTGAGTACGGCTTTCAAGGATTCACCGGCATAAGCCTCGGTTGCCTCCTGAGTCATTAGACCGGTTTTAGCAAAGGTACCGGCTCCACAACCAGTAGCTAGCATCAGGACGTTATTTTTAGCCAGCTCTTTCGCAATGGTTATAAAGTTATCGTCCTGGGTTGCCTTAGTATTGTTACATCCTGCAAACAAAGCAATACCCTGAATGTTACCGTTAACGATATTATCTATCAATGGCTTTAACGGGTCTTTAGCATCTAGCTTGCTTAAGGCCGCCACGATTGCCTCAGCACTGAAACCTGCAATGGCTGTTTGCTTGTAGTCAGGAATGTTGACTTTTCGCTTATCCCGTTTTTTAAAGGCCTCTATTGCCACTTCAACAATTTTCTTAGCACTGTCTACGGCCGAATCTTCACGAAACTCTACGTGAGTGGCGCCAGTGATTTTATTTTCAGGCATTGTGGTAATTATTTCAGTATGGAAGCATTCAG
This genomic stretch from Thermosinus carboxydivorans Nor1 harbors:
- a CDS encoding SDR family NAD(P)-dependent oxidoreductase, whose product is MPQTGQTRTVLVTGGGQGIGAAVAEAFAAKGDRVIIWEKDGEAAAERVELIRNRGGECQVMVVDISREDEVKVGVQRLIEQGITIQVIVNNAGVSRPTPLAAPMSDWDAVVNTNLRGQYLVVKYAAPLMSSGAAIINIASTRALMSEPDWHAYAAAKGGLLALTHSLAVTLGPQGIRVNAISPGWIDVSPWQKRTNRQPAQLRDIDHAQHPAGRVGRPEDIAAACLFLASPEAGFITGANLVVDGGMTVKMIYAE
- a CDS encoding ATP-binding protein; translated protein: MKIAVTGKGGVGKTTISGVLARLFAAEGYRVLAVDADPDANLASALGIPESLYKTITPFSKMKKLAEERTGANGDYGSFFILNPKVDDLPEKYCVEHQGVKLLVMGTVEQGGSGCVCPEHALIKRLMKHLLLERDDVVIMDMEAGIEHLGRGTAESVDALLVVVEPGQRSIQTAKQIRKLVEDLGIKRVFAIGSKISDEADIRFIRDSLTDFELLGFVSLSEDVKQADLEGVSPYDIGGTIVEEIRSIKDQLLVRLNS